A part of Cydia strobilella chromosome 15, ilCydStro3.1, whole genome shotgun sequence genomic DNA contains:
- the LOC134747726 gene encoding uncharacterized protein LOC134747726: MPSLKSLKTKIPVKRPRESPSVNLGDNLPEIALAAIVPSRRQKEICEFIDFLLHALERNSTWLNNVLSRQPYFRCAFMLGAGPNRFQIKDIIYPSKNQNVKLQIELKDSEDLDKIAIAALFKLSNSEIQKILEYIKTKLYNNIFLKDDMMKGKSMGIQYALLRPFTDKQYRVAERIVVGSSMKCVLPAYLRDDSPTKPPPAKKIKPEKRRVRERVVA, encoded by the coding sequence ATGCCCTctcttaaaagtttaaaaaccaAGATCCCAGTCAAGCGTCCAAGGGAGTCACCAAGCGTCAACTTAGGTGACAACCTGCCTGAGATCGCCTTAGCTGCCATAGTCCCTTCTAGGCGCCAGAAGGAAATCTGTGAGTTTATTGACTTCCTTCTCCATGCGTTAGAGAGAAACTCCACCTGGCTTAATAACGTCCTTAGTAGACAGCCTTACTTCAGGTGCGCCTTCATGCTTGGTGCCGGGCCTAACCGCTTCCAAATCAAAGACATCATCTACCCTTCCAAAAACCAGAACGTCAAACTCCAAATTGAACTTAAAGACTCCGAGGATTTAGACAAAATTGCAATCGCAGCACTATTCAAGTTAAGCAATTCTGAAATTCAGAAAATATTGGAGTacataaaaactaaattgtataataacatttttctGAAAGACGACATGATGAAAGGAAAATCTATGGGGATCCAGTATGCCCTTTTGAGACCGTTCACTGACAAACAGTACCGCGTTGCAGAGCGCATCGTGGTCGGCAGTTCAATGAAATGTGTGTTACCTGCTTATCTTCGTGATGACTCCCCAACCAAACCTCCACCGGCAAAGAAGATCAAACCAGAAAAAAGAAGGGTACGAGAACGGGTAGTGGCTTAG